From Rhizophagus irregularis chromosome 9, complete sequence, the proteins below share one genomic window:
- a CDS encoding uncharacterized protein (SECRETED:cutsite_VSA-AP; SECRETED:prob_0.9092); SECRETED:SignalP(1-25) produces the protein MMNSRFIVFSAFLLVLISMILSVSAAPVPRSDLIARAKEADINDQDVLLTDAIPVTSNGGDLKPYNKDDEVDQKVVDDGNESQGDGKGLKI, from the exons atgatgAACTCAAGATTTATCGTATTTTCCGCTTTCTTGTTAGTTTTGATTTCCATGATTCTTTCAGTTTCTGCCGCTCCCGTACCTCGTTcag atcTCATTGCACGTGCTAAAGAAGCTGATATTAATGACCAAGATGTTTTATTAACAGATGCTATCCCCGTTACTTCTAATGGTGGTGATTTAAAACcttataataaagatgatGAAGTAGATCAAAAAGTTGTAGATGATGGTAACGAATCTCAAGGGGATGGTAAAGGACTCAAAATTTAA